The DNA window CCCGGTGTGAGACGATTGCTTTACACCATGATGTGTGATTTGAATTTCAATTATGAAATCTGTGGGTTCTTTTCGCAACATCTGTGCCATTAATAGACACTTTTTGTCATGTTTCCTGTTTTAAAGCAATTGTTGTTTCTAGAAAGATATCGGTATCTTTAACGATTTAAATAAGTTAATAGCGGACGGAAAATGCAATTTTTGTAAAGAAATAATGTTTCGTTTATATACATTGCGGTAATACTGTTTATCTCAAGATAGATTTTATACGGTTAGAAATCGGGCAACTGACCGAAAACAGTACATATTTTTCGCAAAATGATACAACATTTCAATAATTATTAACGTTTTGAGATAAATAATTGCTTTTTTCGATGATATGTATTTTTGTATAGAATTTACCTGATTCCGGGGAAGAAAAGCTAGGCAAAGTGATGCTTCTAATTAAGATTTTGTGCCTAAAAAGACCTTGCAAATTGATTTTAATTGTGGTATATTCTCCCCGAATTATTTGAGAATTAGTTGACTAAACAACCGGAGGCTTTATGCAGCAAACGAAAGTTCTCATAATGGGAGCAGCTGGTAGAGATTTTCATAATTTCAATTTATTATATAAGGATAATGAGAAGTACAAGGTTGTGGCTTTTACAGCCACTCAAATTCCGGATATCGAAGGTAGAACGTATCCTGCTGAGTTAGCAGGCAGCCTGTATCCCGATGGCATTCCAATTCATCACGAGGATGAACTGGAATGCTTGATTAAAGAGAAGCAAATCGATGAAGTGGTATTTTCATATAGCGATGTTTCCCACGAATATGTTATGCACCGTGCTGCTTCAGTAAATGCAGCCGGCGCATCCTTTGTTTTGCTAAATACGCAAAAAACGATGATAAAAAGCAAAAAGCCCGTGGTTGCAATTTGTGCAGTAAGAACCGGTTGTGGTAAAAGTCAGACCACTCGGAAAGTAGCATCGGTTCTAAAAGAAATGGGTAAGAAATTAGTCATTGTACGCCATCCGATGCCTTACGGGAATTTGGTCGCGCAAAAGTGCCAAAGGTTCGCGAATTATGACGATTTAGAAAAACACGACTGCACAATTGAAGAACGGGAAGAGTATGAACCGCACCTGGCAATGGGATCAATCGTTTACTCAGGAATAGATTATGGGGAGATTTTATCCCAGGCACAAGCAGAGGCAGATGTTGTCATCTGGGATGGCGGCAACAATGATACACCTTTTTTTAAACCTGACATGCATATTGTTGTCACGGATCCACTTCGGCCCGGGCATGAGCTGAGATACTATCCCGGTGAGACCAATTTGCGCATGGCTGATGTGGTAGTTATTAATAAAGAGGGAAGTGCGAAGCTGGAAGATATTGAGAAAGTGCGGGAAAATGCGCTTAAGCTAAATGGCAAAGCAATTGTAATTGATGCAGTGTCTCCTATCTCCGTTGAAGACTCGTCTATTATTAGAGGTAAAAAAGTTTTAGCTGTCGAAGACGGGCCGACCCTCACCCACGGTGAAATGAAGTTTGGAGCAGCTGTGGTCGCGGCGAAAAAGTTCGGTGCTGCGGAAATTGTCGACCCCAGGCCATTTCTTGCAGGTTCTTTAAAGAAGACATTTGAAATTTATCCTGAAGTTGGTAGGGTTTTGCCTGCCATGGGATACGATTCTGCGCAAATGAAGGATCTGGAGACGACAATTAATAATACTGACTGTGAGGTGGTTATTATCGGTACGCCGATTGATCTCAGGAAATTGATCAATATAAACAAACCCGCGGTTCGTGTGACCTACGATCTTCAGGAGGTTGGTAAACCGAATCTGGAGGACGTCCTCCAAAAGTTTGCATAGAGCCTAGTATGACGGTGGATGATTCAAATAGCGGCACAATTGCGGTGGTCGCACTTGGGGGAAATTCCATTACACGGGAATTCGAGGAAGGAAACATAGCGCAGCAATTTGAAAATACGCGCCGGAGTCTCCTGGGTGTTCTTCACCTTATAAAAAAAGGTTACCGCCTGGCAATCACGCACGGCAATGGCCCGCAAGTTGGAAACAACCTGATTCGGGTTGAGGAAAGTCGGCATTTGGTTCCACCGCTGCCTCTGGGCGTCATTGTTGCGGATTTACAAGGCGGCATGGGCTATATGATCCAGCAGACATTACAAAATAAACTGCATCTTGCCGGAATTAAACGCGAAGTCTCCACAATTTTGACCCAGGTAATTGTAGATAAGGATGATCCTTCTATTTTAGAGCCGGCCAAGTTCGTCGGCCCTTATATAAAAGAGACGGAAATAGATGAAGTTACACAGAAGCGCGGCTGGATTATAAAAGAGGATCCCGGCAGAGGTTACCGCAGGGTTGTTCCATCTCCTGTTCCAATTGAAATTGTTGAGAAAGAAACCATCAAACATTTGGTTGAAAACGGCACCATTTTAATCTGCAGTGGCGGTGGCGGGATTCCGGTTTATGTTGAAAAGGATGGGACTTATGAAGGCGTCGATGCGGTTATTGACAAAGATTTGGCAGCGGCGATCCTGGCACGAAATATTAAGGCCGAGGAGTTATATATTTTAACCGCTGTTGAAAAAGTTGCTTTAAACTTTCGCAAACCGGATGAAATTCAACTGGATAAAATGACAGTCCAACAAGCCAGACAGTATCTGGAGGATGGCCAATTTCCGGAAGGCAGTATGGGGCCGAAGATTCAAGCGGCTATCAATTTTATCGAAGAAGGTGGCAAAGAAGTGGTTATTAGCTCAATTGAGAAAATGACGGATGCTGCTGAAGGAAAAACGGGAACAAAGATTGTCGCTTAAGCCGAGATATTAAATAAATTTATAGCCGCTTTTGTCGATTATTATTAAGAATTGTTTCAAAAAATTTTGAATATCCTAATGTAAGGGAGGTAAATTTGAAAATTCACGAATATCAGGCAAAGGCAATATTGAAAAATTTTGGCGTTGAGGTGCCTCGCGGCCATCTGGCGGAAACAGCGGCCGATGCCAAAAAGTTT is part of the candidate division KSB1 bacterium genome and encodes:
- the arcC gene encoding carbamate kinase; its protein translation is MTVDDSNSGTIAVVALGGNSITREFEEGNIAQQFENTRRSLLGVLHLIKKGYRLAITHGNGPQVGNNLIRVEESRHLVPPLPLGVIVADLQGGMGYMIQQTLQNKLHLAGIKREVSTILTQVIVDKDDPSILEPAKFVGPYIKETEIDEVTQKRGWIIKEDPGRGYRRVVPSPVPIEIVEKETIKHLVENGTILICSGGGGIPVYVEKDGTYEGVDAVIDKDLAAAILARNIKAEELYILTAVEKVALNFRKPDEIQLDKMTVQQARQYLEDGQFPEGSMGPKIQAAINFIEEGGKEVVISSIEKMTDAAEGKTGTKIVA
- a CDS encoding GTPase; its protein translation is MQQTKVLIMGAAGRDFHNFNLLYKDNEKYKVVAFTATQIPDIEGRTYPAELAGSLYPDGIPIHHEDELECLIKEKQIDEVVFSYSDVSHEYVMHRAASVNAAGASFVLLNTQKTMIKSKKPVVAICAVRTGCGKSQTTRKVASVLKEMGKKLVIVRHPMPYGNLVAQKCQRFANYDDLEKHDCTIEEREEYEPHLAMGSIVYSGIDYGEILSQAQAEADVVIWDGGNNDTPFFKPDMHIVVTDPLRPGHELRYYPGETNLRMADVVVINKEGSAKLEDIEKVRENALKLNGKAIVIDAVSPISVEDSSIIRGKKVLAVEDGPTLTHGEMKFGAAVVAAKKFGAAEIVDPRPFLAGSLKKTFEIYPEVGRVLPAMGYDSAQMKDLETTINNTDCEVVIIGTPIDLRKLININKPAVRVTYDLQEVGKPNLEDVLQKFA